A single window of Qipengyuania sediminis DNA harbors:
- a CDS encoding dihydroorotase, with the protein MKQARPVTITGGRLVLAGGVRPGAIRLAEGRIVALGEVAPEPGDEVLAARGRLVAPGLVDLGVFAVDKPAFHFGGITRAALMPDQNPPLDLPSRVAHIAKSGKPDLWVHPLAAGSRGLEGGALPELALMRDAGARGVATGRRWIADAGVMLRLLRYAAMLGLPVIAHAEDGGLAGTAVATGGEMATRMGLVSAPAEAEALAIARDCMLAEMAGARLHFRQVTTRAGLALVRQAKARGVRVTAGVTPAHIHLSDLAIGDFRSFARLSPPLRCEDDRQAVLEAIADGAIDVIASGHDPRGPEEKRLPFADAAPGMAGAEVLLATTLGLVRDGVIELPRAFALLAGNPARLLGVTAGALAEGLEADIALIDPDRPWIVDSRKMAAAAGNTPFDGQPMQGRVEQLWKGGVAV; encoded by the coding sequence GTGAAACAGGCGAGGCCCGTGACGATAACCGGCGGCAGGCTGGTGCTGGCGGGCGGAGTGCGCCCGGGCGCGATCCGCCTTGCCGAGGGGCGGATCGTCGCGCTTGGCGAAGTCGCGCCCGAGCCCGGTGACGAAGTGCTTGCGGCGCGCGGACGGCTGGTCGCGCCGGGCCTCGTCGACCTCGGCGTTTTCGCGGTCGACAAACCCGCCTTCCATTTCGGCGGCATCACCCGGGCTGCGCTGATGCCCGATCAGAACCCGCCGCTCGATCTCCCGAGCCGCGTCGCGCATATCGCCAAGAGCGGCAAGCCCGACCTCTGGGTCCATCCGCTTGCCGCCGGCTCGCGCGGACTGGAGGGCGGGGCGCTGCCGGAGCTGGCACTGATGCGCGACGCGGGCGCGCGCGGGGTCGCGACCGGGCGGCGCTGGATCGCCGATGCGGGGGTGATGCTGCGGCTGCTGCGCTATGCCGCGATGCTGGGCCTCCCCGTCATCGCCCATGCGGAGGATGGAGGCTTGGCCGGCACAGCGGTGGCGACCGGGGGCGAGATGGCGACGCGCATGGGCCTTGTCTCCGCTCCCGCCGAGGCCGAAGCGCTGGCGATCGCGCGCGACTGTATGCTGGCCGAGATGGCGGGGGCGCGGCTGCACTTCCGTCAGGTTACCACTCGCGCCGGGCTGGCGCTGGTTCGGCAGGCGAAGGCGCGCGGCGTCCGCGTCACAGCCGGGGTGACGCCGGCGCATATCCACCTTTCGGACCTCGCCATCGGCGATTTCCGCAGTTTCGCCCGCCTCTCCCCGCCCCTGCGTTGCGAGGACGACCGGCAGGCGGTGCTGGAAGCGATCGCCGACGGCGCCATCGATGTCATCGCTTCGGGCCACGACCCGCGCGGGCCGGAGGAAAAGCGCCTGCCCTTCGCCGATGCCGCGCCCGGCATGGCGGGGGCGGAGGTGCTGCTTGCGACAACGCTTGGCCTGGTGCGCGACGGCGTGATCGAGCTGCCGCGCGCCTTCGCCCTGCTGGCGGGCAATCCCGCGCGGCTGCTGGGCGTTACCGCGGGCGCGCTCGCCGAAGGGCTGGAGGCGGATATCGCGCTGATCGATCCGGACCGACCTTGGATCGTCGACAGCCGAAAGATGGCTGCCGCGGCGGGCAATACCCCCTTCGACGGCCAGCCCATGCAAGGCCGGGTCGAGCAGCTGTGGAAGGGCGGAGTGGCGGTCTAG
- a CDS encoding aspartate carbamoyltransferase catalytic subunit translates to MTAPPASPAIGRFPAGRQAFPHRNLLGIGRLERHEILFLLAEARQWVAFSRQAAKHADLLAGLTVINAFFEASTRTLLSFEIAGKRLGADVVNMHAAASSTKKGETLIDTAITLNAMRADAIVIRHRSSGATQLIADKVDCPVLNAGDGAHEHPTQALLDALTLQEALECEDFTGLTVTICGDIAHSRVARSNLLCLQALGASVRLCAPPALMPAGVEAMGAAVFHDFDAALAGADVVMMLRLQQERMTGPFIPSAREYHHLYGLTAKRLAHAAPDALVMHPGPMNRGVEIDSAVADLLDRSLITRQVEMGVAIRMACLDVLTRRRRGVEGWG, encoded by the coding sequence GTGACAGCGCCGCCAGCCTCGCCCGCGATCGGCCGGTTCCCGGCAGGCCGCCAGGCCTTTCCGCACCGAAATCTCCTTGGCATCGGCAGGCTCGAACGCCACGAGATCCTCTTCCTGCTGGCCGAGGCGCGGCAATGGGTCGCGTTCAGCCGCCAGGCCGCGAAGCACGCCGATCTGCTTGCCGGGCTGACGGTCATCAACGCCTTCTTCGAAGCCTCGACCCGCACGCTCCTTTCCTTCGAGATCGCGGGCAAGCGGCTGGGCGCGGACGTGGTCAACATGCACGCCGCCGCGTCCAGCACGAAGAAGGGCGAAACGCTGATCGACACCGCGATCACGCTGAACGCGATGCGCGCCGACGCGATCGTGATCCGCCATCGGAGCAGCGGAGCGACCCAGCTGATCGCGGACAAGGTCGATTGTCCGGTGCTTAACGCGGGCGACGGCGCGCACGAGCACCCGACGCAGGCGCTGCTCGATGCGCTGACCTTGCAGGAAGCATTGGAGTGCGAGGATTTCACCGGGCTGACGGTCACCATCTGCGGCGATATCGCGCATAGCCGGGTCGCGCGTTCGAACCTCCTCTGCCTTCAGGCGCTGGGGGCCAGCGTCCGGCTCTGCGCCCCGCCCGCGCTGATGCCGGCGGGAGTGGAGGCGATGGGCGCCGCAGTGTTCCACGATTTCGACGCCGCGCTCGCCGGCGCGGATGTGGTAATGATGCTGCGCCTCCAGCAGGAGCGGATGACCGGCCCCTTCATCCCCTCGGCACGCGAATACCATCACCTCTACGGGTTGACAGCCAAGCGGCTTGCGCACGCCGCGCCGGATGCGCTGGTGATGCATCCCGGCCCGATGAATCGCGGGGTGGAGATCGACAGCGCGGTCGCCGACCTGCTCGACCGTTCGCTGATTACGCGCCAGGTCGAGATGGGGGTCGCGATCCGCATGGCCTGCCTTGACGTTCTCACCCGCCGCCGCCGCGGGGTGGAGGGCTGGGGGTGA